One Delphinus delphis chromosome 3, mDelDel1.2, whole genome shotgun sequence genomic region harbors:
- the POU5F2 gene encoding POU domain, class 5, transcription factor 2, which produces MAGHSPSNFPMPGTGGDRPAGPVPVRVDTPMELSAQAAPGRLMVRPEVRPGMCPDPEVWALSPGPPPCEFQDGMMPSRPRVGAGEVSAWFPRPSEVAFPGPCIVLQCIPTLALPEDVSAVQEMEQLAKELRQKRMTLGYSQADVGLLMGALFGRTLSQTTIWCFEAQQLSLTNMWKLRLLLKMWLEQVDMENLLGLCKMETILQQAGKHRRAYRERHIGNSLEKLFLQCQKPTPQQISCIAGQLQLQKDFIQVWFHNWSKMGSRPSNDFSPLTEVGTVGPPLPRGPVCFPLTS; this is translated from the coding sequence ATGGCCGGACACAGCCCCTCAAACTTCCCCATGCCGGGCACTGGTGGGGACAGGCCCGCAGGGCCAGTGCCGGTGCGGGTTGACACTCCAATGGAGTTGAGCGCCCAGGCGGCCCCCGGCAGGCTGATGGTCCGGCCAGAGGTCAGGCCGGGGATGTGCCCAGACCCTGAGGTGTGGGCACTGTCCCCAGGTCCCCCGCCGTGCGAATTCCAGGATGGGATGATGCCTTCCCGGCCCCGGGTCGGAGCTGGAGAGGTGAGCGCTTGGTTCCCAAGACCCTCTGAGGTCGCCTTCCCCGGGCCCTGCATCGTCCTGCAGTGCATCCCGACGCTGGCGCTGCCAGAAGACGTCTCTGCCGTACAGGAGATGGAGCAGTTGGCCAAGGAGCTGAGGCAGAAGAGGATGACCCTGGGGTACTCTCAGGCCGACGTGGGGTTGCTCATGGGGGCTCTTTTTGGAAGGACGCTGAGCCAGACGACCATCTGGTGCTTCGAGGCCCAGCAGTTGAGCCTCACCAACATGTGGAAGCTGCGACTGCTGCTGAAGATGTGGCTGGAGCAAGTGGACATGGAGAACCTTCTGGGCTTATGCAAAATGGAGACGATCCTGCAGCAGGCTGGGAAGCACAGACGGGCATACAGGGAGAGACACATCGGAAACAGCCTGGAGAAACTCTTCCTGCAGTGCCAGAAGCCCACACCCCAGCAGATCAGCTGCATCGCTGGGCAGCTCCAGCTGCAGAAGGACTTCATCCAAGTTTGGTTCCATAACTGGAGCAAGATGGGCAGTCGGCCAAGCAATGATTTCTCCCCACTGACGGAGGTGGGGACTGTCGGACCTCCTCTCCCAAGAGGACCAGTGTGCTTTCCCCTGACATCGTGA